The genomic interval GGAATACATCGTTCTGGAATACGCACCGGCAAAACGCGGGCAGCCCGCAGATCAGCTTTTTGTTCCCATGGACTCCCTTGATCTCCTGAGCAAATACGTGGGAGGCGAGAAACCCTCGTTATCCAAGATGGGGGGCTCCGATTGGAAGAACACTAAGAAAAAGGCCCGCGCTGCAGTTCGGGAAATCGCCGGTGAACTCGTTGAGCTTTATGCCAAGCGACAATCCGCGCCGGGACACCCCTTTGCACCTGATTCCCCCTGGCAACATGAGATGGAAGACAACTTTCCATACGTTGAAACTGAAGACCAGATGATGGCCATCGAGGCGGTCAAAGCGGATATGGAAAAACCCGTCCCTATGGATCGCGTCATCGTAGGAGACGTGGGGTACGGCAAGACAGAAGTTGCTGTGAGAGCCGCTTTTAAGGCTGTTCAGGATGGCAAACAAGTGGTAGTCCTCGTTCCTACCACGTTGCTAGCGCAGCAGCATCTGTCCACGTTTGATGAACGTATGGCCGGATTCCCGGTGAATCTGCGTGGCTTAAGCCGTTTTACCTCCACGATTGAAGCAAAAGAAACCATAAAAGGGCTTGCCGACGGAACCGTGGATATCGTGATCGGTACGCATCGCCTGCTTCAAACAGGAATTCAGTGGAAGAACCTCGGACTGGTCATCGTCGATGAGGAACAACGTTTTGGTGTGGAGCATAAAGAACACATCAAAGCACTGCGTACTCATGTCGATGTGCTGACAATGTCTGCCACACCGATCCCACGAACTTTGGAAATGTCTATGGCTGGGATACGCGAGATGTCGACCATTTTGACTCCTCCCGAGGATCGCCACCCCATCTTGACGTATGTTGGCGCACAAGAAGATAAACAAATCGCTGCAGCTATCCGGCGCGAGTTATTGCGTGACGGCCAGGTGTTCTTTGTGCATAACAAGGTCTCCGATATTGAAAAGAAAGCTAGAGACCTGCGAGACCTAGTGCCGGAAGCTCGTATTGTTGTTGCGCATGGTCAGATGAGTGAGGAACTGCTGGAACAAACTGTCCAGGGGTTCTGGGATCGTGAATTTGATGTGCTGGTGTGCACCACCATCGTGGAGACTGGTTTGGATATTGCCAATGCCAACACCCTCATCGTGGAGAACGCACATCATATGGGACTTTCGCAGCTTCATCAGCTGCGCGGACGCGTAGGGCGTTCCCGGGAACGTGGTTACGCGTACTTCCTGTATCCCAAGGGACAAACACTGACGGAAAACTCCTACGACCGCCTGGCCACCATCGCTCAGAACAACGATTTGGGTGCTGGTATGGCAGTGGCCATGAAAGACCTGGAAATGCGAGGCGCCGGTAACGTACTTGGTGCGCAGCAATCTGGCCATATCGCAGGCGTAGGCTTTGATCTTTATGTGAGACTTGTCGGTGAAGCCGTGGAGGCCTACCGAGCCCTTGCAGACGGAAAAATCATCGATGCCACCGATGACGGGCCAAAAGAAATCCGCATCGATTTGCCGGTGGATGCGCACATCCCAGAGTCGTATATCAACGCAGAACGACTCCGGCTTGAGGTGTATAGGAAGCTGGCGGCGTCGCAAAGCAATGCCGATCTGATACTCGCAGTAGAAGAGATGGAGGATCGCTACGGACCATTGCCTGAAGAGGTCAAACGCCTCCTGGCTGTGGCTCGGCTACGGCACCTCGCCAGATCCGCGGGCATCAGCGACATTGGTGTGCAGGGAACGCGGATCAAGATTCATCCGGTGGAACTCCCAGATTCCAAACAAGTCCGGCTTAAACGGCTACTGCCTTCCGCGACATACCGCGCTGCGGCTAAGGCTATCCAGCTGTCCTTTCCTAAGGAGGGCCGCAACGTTACCGATAAGCCGCTTCGCGACGTCGCCCTCCTCCAATGGGTAGCAGACTTCCTATCGGAAATGTTTGAAATACCACGCATCTCAGTTACTGGGGAAGCCGTGCCTGAAAAAATCATCTCCGTGGGGGAATCACCCAGCCCTGGGCGGGCGCGCACTGCTCAACGTACCGTCACTAGACGGAGCGAGCGTAATGACGACGAGGACTATGAGGACAAACGTGAAGCGCGTAGGAGGAAGTATCGGATGCGTTGATAACGCTGTGAAAGCACCAGCGCAGTAAGGCTCCGGAATATACACGGGAGTAGTTCTTATCCCATTAAGTTGTACGAGCTAAAAAGAAAAGGCCACACTGTTGAATGAACTAGCCCCCGTTAGTTGGACTGAGAAAACAGTGTGGCCTTTGGAATTGGCTTTTTAGAGAGACATAGTCCCAGTGATAATGCCGTAGATTCCGTAGCACCCTGCAACTGCGATGAGCGAAACCACTACCCACTCGAATGCGTTGAAAACAGGTTCCTTTTTATAGAGGCGGGTCCCTACATAGGGGATAAGGCCGGGAAGAACCGCCAAGGCGCCGAAGAGCACGTACTTCAGATCCGCGGCGTAGAACAGCCACAGCGAGTACACAAAGGCAAGGAGCGCCACAGCGAGATGGCGACGATTCTCTTTATGGCTGACCTCTGGGCCAGAATCATCAAAGCGAGTGCCTGCTGCAGGGTGCGAAATCCCTTTGCCTCGAGTCGCTAACAAGATGAGATAGAACGCTGAGAAAACATAGGGGACGAGGTATAAAACAGTGGCGAGCTGAACCATAGACACGTATGTGGTCTGGTTGATAAAGAAGACGATCACCCAGAGTTGAATTACTGTTGTAGAAATCAACTGGGCTACCCAAGGTGCACCGGAGGCATTGATTTTTCCAAGCTGTCGGGGGAGTAGTCCGTCGAAGGCCATCATGGCTACTGGTTCCGCGCAAAGCATCTGCCAGGAGACATACGCGCCGAGAACACTCAGACACAGGCCAATGGAGACCAGTCCTGCGCCCCAGGGGCCGACGACAGCCTCCAACACATAAGCCATCGAGTTGTTAGGAAGGGCTGCGAGCTCTTCACGTGTGAGCACACCATAGGACAGGGTTGCTACGGTGACGAGCAAAAGTAGCACTGTAAAGAAACCGAATACGGTAGCGCGTCCGACGTCGGCACGCGTGCGGGCTTGCTTGGAATACACTGAGGCGCCTTCAACACCGATGAATACCCATACAGTGAAAAGCATGATGCCTTGGACCTGGTCAAAAACGGAGGCTCCGGTGGAATTGCCCCAGAAATCAAAGGTGAATTTATCCCAGCTGAAGCCCAAGAACATGACCAATATGATAAATGCCAGGATAGGAAGCAACTTGGCTACCGTGGTGACCGCATTCATAAAAGCGGCCTGCTTAATTCCGAGAGACAGAACAGCAAAGATAAGCCATGTCATCAGAGACACTGCAATGGCAGAGGCCAGGCGATGGTCCGTATTAAAAAGCGGAATGTAGTGTCCTAGCGTGGAGAAGAACAACGTGGCATATCCAACTTGTGCGATGACACTGCCTAGCCAGTAGCCCCAACCCGAGGTAAACCCGATGAAGTCGCCTAATCCTGCGCGCACATAGGAGTAGACACCGGAGTCAAGGTGTGGTTTGCGATGCGCGAGTATCTGGAACACAAAGGCCACTGCCAGCATGCCTACGCCTGCGATGACCCAGCCGATGAACATCGCTCCCGGCGCCGCCACTGATGCAATATTTTGCGGCAAAGAAAAGATTCCTGAGCCGACAGTCGAACCGATGATTAGGCCGATGAGAGTCCAGATGCGAACCGTGTGCTGTGATTTCTTGTCAGCGCTGGAGGCTGCAAGGCTCATGGATACCTCATTACGTATGAAACAAAATAACTAGGGACTTGGGGGAACACACTGCACTCAATTAACGAGAGGACTAAGGCTGAAAACAAAATACATGTATTCACTCAGTAGAAAAGTAAGGCTTTTCAGTCCTACGAATCTTACACTCTGCGTGAACTACTCAATATTGAAGCAACTGAACCAGGCTTTGGTTGCTCATCGATTGTTGGTCCTTATTCAGTAACGAGTTGTAGGCAGGGGTGAGGGCTTAGGATTATTGAACATGATGGTTCTCCTCCTAGACCCGCGCTGGCCCACAATGGTTCCTGTAGAAATATTAAAGAAACTCTCAGGAAAAATCACATTTACAGATGACGTGCCGGTACAGGCTCAAAGAATTCTTGCGAAATGTGTGCAAGCGGGGACAGAAGAGATCGTTGCGAGTACCAACGAAGCGGATCCTGTTGTTGTTAAGACAATCGACCGTGGTGCGCAAATACTCGAGGTTGCTTCCCGGAAGGAAGTCGTGAGGCAGGCGCGCGTTGTGATGGCTCACGCACTACGCCGCGGAGAATGGGAACAGATGCAAACCCATCATTCACTCATCCCTTATCTTGAGGAAGAAAGTGCGGAAGTAATCCACGCTATCCGTGAGGGGGCTTTGGATGAAGAACTGATGGAGGAGCTCGGCGATGTGCTGTTGCAGGTGCTATTCCACGCGGAGATAGCGGCTAGGAGGGGATCCTTTGATTTTGAGGATGTGGCAGCCAGTTTTGTTCAAAAGATGAAAAAGCGTCAGCCCTATCTTTTTGACGGTTCCACGGGCGTGGTTCCTGTCTCTGAGCAGGAGCGGTTATGGTCCGCTGGGAAGCGAAAAACTGGGAAGTAACGTTAACTTATCGACGCAACCGTAGGTGGGGTGTGAAGTAACCGGTAGAGTACTGCCTTAGTCCTCCGAAGGCCTTTTTCTGTAGAATAACTCGCCATGGGTTCAGGATTTCGCCGCGCAGCAGGATGCGGGATGGGTGTTGTGTTGTCGGTGATCCTCGTTATTTCTCTTGTGGGATGGGCTCTTTCTTTCTTAGAGGGAGAGTCTCCTGTACGGCAGCTACAAGACGTTCCAACGTCGGTGCCACCAGCTAGAGCGGCGGAGGTTCCTCGGATAGATATACATGCTCCGGGGCGAACATCTGACAAGCTTGCTTTTTGGGCCGATCCTATTGCGGCTGATACGTCGATAAGCTCTGCAGCTATACGCGCGTATGCTAACGCGGAGCTTATCGCTGCAGAGTCTTGGCCGGAATGTCATTTAAGCTGGGGGACGCTTGCAGGACTGGGGTATGTGGAAACTCGGCATGGGACATACTCAGGTCATCTGTTTGAAAGTCGAGAAATAGACTCCAACGGTTTTGTTCTGCCTCCGATTATCGGAGTTCCGCTTGATGGATCACCCGGTTTTGCAAAGGTCCCTGATACGGATAACGGACGTCTTGATGGAGACACCGTATATGACCGAGCGGTTGGTCCTATGCAATTCATCCCTGAAACATGGAAAAAGTACGGACGCGACGCTAATGGTGATGGTGTAGCGGATCCCAATCAGATCGACGACGCGGCTCTGAGTGCTGCGAATATGCTATGCGACGGTCGGGATTTAGCCACTAAAGAAGGATGGACGTCGGCGTTGCATGCATACAATATGTCTAATGACTATTTAATTAAGGTGCGGAACGCTGCAGCTTCCTACGCGTTGCGTCAGCCGGCTGTGTAATAACTCACGTCTACTGCCCGCCAAAATTTCCGAATTGTTGGCATAATTGGATATGTACGCGTGATTCGGACAGTTGATGTTTGATTGGTCAACATTTTTGCAAAGAACGTTTTTCCATGATGGAACTTCTTTGAAGGAAAAGATCATTCTTATGATGTGCTGGGACCAACATCACGTGATTAACTTGCAAAGCAAGAACAACTTGCATCCACAACGCATTAGGAGCTAAACAGTGGCTGACATTATGCACGTTTTCGCACGCGAGATCCTCGATTCCCGCGGTAATCCCACCGTCGAGGCAGAGGTTTTCCTTGATGATGGGGCTCATGGCATCGCTGGTGTCCCTTCGGGTGCATCGACAGGCATCCATGAGGCACATGAGCTTCGCGATGGCGGCGATCGTTACTTGGGTAAAGGCGTTCTCAATGCCGTCAATAACATCAACGAGGAAATCGCTGACGCTATTGCAGGTGCAGAGGCTGATGATCAGCGCCTTATCGACCAAGCCATGATCGCTCTCGACGGAACTGAGAACAAGTCGCGTCTGGGTGCTAATGCCATCTTGGGTGTTTCCATGGCTGTGGCCAAGGCTGCCGCAGAGTCTGCAGGTCTTCCGCTGTACCGTTACGTCGGCGGCCCAAACGCACATCTTCTGCCTGTTCCGATGATGAACATTGTCAATGGTGGCGCACATGCTGACTCTGGCGTGGACGTCCAGGAGTTCATGATTGCGCCTATCGGTGCTGAGAGCTTCTCCGAGGCCTTGCGGATGGGTGCAGAGGTCTATCACTCACTTAAATCTGTGATCAAATCTAAAGGTCTATCCACGGGGCTTGGCGACGAGGGCGGCTTCGCACCTTCCGTAGAGTCCACCAAGGCTGCTCTTGACCTTATTGTTGAAGCAATCGAAAAGGCTGGCATGAAGCCAGGTACCGATATCGCTCTGGCTCTGGATGTTGCTTCCTCGGAATTCTTCAAAGACGGTAAGTACCACTTTGAGGGCGGCGAGCATACCGCCGAGGAGATGGCAAAAGTTTATGCAGATCTCATTGAGCAGTACCCAATTGTGTCTATCGAGGACCCCCTACAAGAAGACGATTGGGAGGGCTACACCAACCTCACCGCGGCTATCGGCGATAAGGTACAAATCGTTGGTGACGACTTCTTTGTAACTAACCCTGCTCGTCTGCAGGAAGGTATTGATAAAAAGGCTGCTAACGCGCTTTTGGTGAAGGTTAACCAGATTGGCACCCTGACTGAAACCTTCGACGCTGTTGATCTTGCTCACCGCAATGGTTACCGCACAATGATGTCTCACCGTTCCGGAGAGACGGAAGATACTACGATTGCAGACCTTTCGGTTGCCCTCGGATGTGGTCAAATTAAGACCGGAGCACCCGCTCGCTCCGAACGTGTGGCAAAATATAATCAGCTGCTGCGTATTGAGCAGGAGCTAGGAGACGCTGCTGTGTATGCAGGTCGTTCTGCATTCCCGCGTTTCCGCGACTAAACATAGGTTAGGTCAGAAGGTCACGTGGGTATCAAATACTTTGATACCCAAGATAGGCGCCGTGGGTTTTCTTAGAATATAGGAAAACCTACGGCGCTGATTCTATTGTTAAAGATGTTTTGTGTGGCGTTAAGCGGCGGGGGCGCAGATAACGCTAGACTGTTGCTCCTATGGTGATTAAGAAAAAGCGTGCGGTTCCGGTAGTCAACCGCCCTGAGCGAACGCGTGGGTTCAAACTACCGCGGAAGCGTATTCACCTGCACGCCAGAGGTCTGATCATTGTGGGGATAGTCCTAGTGATCCTTGTTGTGATGATTTTTCGGCCCCTTCACACATACATGATGCAGCGGGCCGACATTGCTCGTCTCACCTCTTCGATCGAACAGAAGCAGCAAAAGAAGGACGATCTGCTCTCGGAGTTAGACAAATACAAGTCCGATGCTTACATCAGGGAACAAGCGCGTACACGACTTGGCGTCATTGCACGTGGGGAACGTGCGTACCGAGTGCTGACCCCAGAACTCGAAGCTAAAGAGCCCATGGGGGGAGGGGAGAACATCAACCATGATGACTCACGCCCGTGGTTTGAAAAGCTGTGGGATTCCGTGAGTATCCCGGAAGCATCTGAGGAAGAAACCGGAGGAGCGGATGGTCCAGAAATGCACCTTCCCCTCATCCCCACAGAAGCTCCGGCTCCGCCTGTCACACCTTAACCCTATGCGCATTAGGTGATCCAAAATCGAAGTTTCACGTTTGGCGTGAGACAATACACCTTATGAGTGTTTCCCAAGCCGATCTTTCTGTAGTTGCCGAACAACTGGGCCGTATGCCGCGCGGAGTGATAGAAATTTCTTATCGCACGCCCGATGGGGTTCCTGGAGTCGTGATGACTACTCCTAAGCTTGACGACGGTACCCCCTTTCCTACTCTCTACTACCTCACTGAGCCCCGTCTTACCGCAGAAGCATCTCGCTTAGAAGTCGCTCATGTAATGAAGTGGATGACCGATCGTCTAGAAAATGACGAAGAATTGCGTGCTGATTACCTCAAGGCTCATGAACATTTCTTGGCTAAAAGAAATGCAATTGAGGATTTAGGGACAGATTTCTCTGGTGGGGGCATGCCCGATCGGGTGAAATGCCTGCATGTTCTTATCGCCTATGCATTAGCGGAGGGACCGGAACACTTCAGACTGGGTACGGAGGCCGTAGCTATGGCTGCCGAGCACGCTGGCTTGCGTGGAAGTGCTATCCCAGAAGATTGGCCCACGTGCTCGGATCTGGGAATCAACCTTTCAGATTTTGACTTCAGTCACGCAGACGTTCCTGGAGGGGCCCAGTGACCAAGTTTGCCGCTGTTGATTGCGGTACAAACTCAATCAGGCTGCTGATCAGCGAAGTACATAATGGTGTTGCTACCGATGTATGCCGGTTGATGGAAATAGTACGCCTAGGGAAGGGTGTGGATGGTACTGGTGAATTAGCCCCAGAATCTATAGAGCGTGCTCGTTTAGCTCTTGCTCGTTATGTAGAACTTATGAAAGAACACGGTGTACAAGCCGTGCGTATGGTAGCTACTTCCGCAACTCGGGATGCACGGAACAAAGATGATTTCTTTGCCATGACTGGTAGCCTCCTGGGCCAGATCACTCCTGGAGCGCGGGCGGAAGTAATTAGCGGTGAGGAAGAAGCTTCCTTGTCTTTCCGTGGTGCAGTTTCGGATCTAGAGGGCGAATCTGGACCGTTTTGTGTCATTGACCTGGGAGGAGGCTCTACCGAATTTATCGTAGGGGAGTCTGGGGGCGAGATTTATGGTTCGCATTCTGCTCAAATGGGCTGTGTGCGGCTCACAGAGCGCATTATGCGGGCAGACCCTCCCACGGACACCGAGATTGAGATAGCTCGTGATTACGTAACCGAGCGTATTGAGCAAGTAGAGAAAATTGTTCCTATTGAGAAAGCTTCTACGTTTGTGGGCTGTGCAGGTACGTTCACTACGCTTGCTGCCATGGCGTTGGGGCTAGAATCTTATGATCCTGGCGCCATACATGATGCTCGACTGCGTTTGGACGCGCTTCAGGTGATAACCGCGCAGTTGATTGCGGAAACAGCTGCGCAACGAGCAGCCCATCCCGTGATGCATCCTGGGCGTGCAGATGTTATTGCGGGTGGTTCCGTGGTAGTGGACGGCGTTTTGGATATGCTTCGTCGCAAGGCTGTAGTTGACCGGATTGTTATTTCTGAAAAAGATATTCTGGACGGAATTATTGCTGGATTAGCAGAAGCGCATGAACAGGCGCCCCCGGTGTGAGAACCTAGGTTTTGAGTACGTGCCACATTCGGTCTAAACTAAGCAGGCGCGTTGCCCCCATAGCCCAATCGGCAGAGGCAGTCGACTTAAAATCGATTCAGTCTGGGTTCGAGTCCCAGTGGGGGCACAGCAGGAGCATCCCAGTTGCGACCTAATTTGCTGGGATGCTCTTTTTTTTGCATTTATGGGGCGGGGATTGCTGATGCAATACAGCGGGAAACCGATTGGAAGGAAATACACAGCGGATTGGCAGCTACGCCCGAGGGGTTTGCAAGGGACCGGTTTTAGCATGAGGTCATTGAAAAAAGGAGTAGCGCCATCAAGTGTGGCTCTACGTAAAAAAATCGGTCCTTTACCATCCTTGAAAGGCAGAGCTATGACTTACGATAACGTTCGATTCCAATCTTCAGCTGCGGCGAAAAAGGAGTCTTTCGATAGCGCTGTGTATCATCTCGGTGTGATTGATCCTTATGCAGATTCCGCATGGACGTATGTTCTAGAAAATCGCGGTGAACGACATACTGGTGTTACCTCCTTGAGGCCTCTTTCTTATGACAGTTCATATAGAAAATCTCGACTCACTGTCTAGAAAAGTTACGTGCTATTTTCTCTTAAAACCACTGGCGCTGTGATGCGTCCGGTGGTTTTGCTTTTGTGTGAAGTATATTTCTCTATCAACCTATGGAAGTATGCTTAGGGAAACCTATGTTGTAATATGTGGCATAAAGGCACCTTTATGGGGCTACGTAAAATGATTGAGAATATCGAGGAAGTATCTCATCACGTACCACGTGTGGCTTTTGCTTTTCTCGATGGTTAATGATGCGCAAAAAGTATTGCATTTTATGTTAGATGCAGTAGAAAGGGTTAGCGTGACTTCCCATACGTCTAGGTTCGGTAGCACGGTGTTACTTTGGTGCGATCAAGGCACTGCGACTGTCAACGCGCCGGATCGGGTAGTTGCAGTGATGGCTGGGGATATAGTGGTGGCTCCAGTAGGTGCTTTTGTCTCGGGGCATGGGGTGGTATTGCCAATTACGTTCCCAGATTTTCATTTTCAAGGAAATACTAGGCGTATACACTTAGGATCCCGTTGGTCTCATCGTATGGTCTATGAGTTTGCCCGGAGCCTGATGGGGGAGAAGGACTTATCTCCGGAGATAGCAAGCCTTTTTAGTGAGCGTGCATGCCCTCCGCCTGCCCCGCAGTCCGGTGCCGCAAAAATGGTCGCTCAATTACTTGTTGCTAACCCCGCAGATCAGACGTCACTCGTGTCATTTGCCCAACGTTTTCATGTGAGCTCGCGGACATTACAGCGTCAATTCTTGCAGGGAACCGGCTTCACCTTTAGTGAATGGCGTGCGGCTCATCGGGTTTCTGTTGCGGCTACCCTTCTTCCTCATGATTTTACTATCTCAGTAGTCGCGAATTTGGTGGGATTCAGTGCAACGTCATCGTTGACACGAGCTTTTAGAAGGCATACTGGATTGACACCATCTGCTTTTACAGGCAGTGCAACGGGGATGGGAAGCGTAGGAGAGCCTCCACACATTCCTGCGACAACCACCTTTGCTCGTGCTGAGCAGGATCTAGCGTTGTGGATTTATAAAGGTACTGCAACTGTGACTACTCCTGGATATTGTCGTTTTGTGGGCATGGGAGAAACAGTGACTATCCCTTCTGGAACCCACACCAGAGTTGACGTTGCGGCGGGCTCGATAGCGCTGCCGATTCCATTGGCACATGCTAACGAGGGGTTGACGCTCATGGATGCGCTAAAACACTGTTTAAATCCGGCAACCACAGCGGAATTGCGCCCTCTTGCGGCAAACGAGAGAGTTGCTGCGGAAAAGCTTTTGATCCCCAGCCCATAAACGCTCTAGGAAGTAAAGAGCGAGGCATTTTTTAATTACGGGAACAAAAGTGTTACCTGTATCGTTTCTAGGTAGTACATAGAAAATGAATCGGTGCGAAAGGAAAAGTGTCGCCCCATGCGCAGTAGCAATCCGGTCTTAAATTCTCTGACGGGTTCCCGCCAACGACAGACCCAGGCGGGCTACCAGCAGCAGATCGATAACCCCTATGGGGGATATGGTTACAATCAGCTTGATCCGCAGGTTAACGATCGTCCCATGACCGTGGATGACGTTGTCTCTAAAACGGGAATTACCCTTGGAGTCATCATCGCGTTTGCGATCCTTAACTTCGGAATTGCCCAGGTGAATTCCGGCATTGCGTTGATGCTGACGGGCGTCGGCGCTATCGGCGGTCTGATCACTGTTCTGATCTCTTCCTTTGGTCGTAAGTTTGGCTCTGCGCCTATCACCTTGACCTATGCGGCATTTGAGGGATTGTTCGTAGGCGGTATCTCGCTTGTCTTGTCTGGCTGGCTTGTCGGCGGGCAAAACGCTGGAACCTTGATCGGTCAGGCAGTGCTGGGCACTGTTGGCGTTTTCCTGGGAATGCTGTACGTATACAAGACAGGCGCAGTGAAGGTGACGCCTAAGTTCAACCGGATTCTTACCTCCTGCATCATCGGTGTTCTCGTTCTTGTGGTGGGCAACCTGGTGTTGAGCCTCTTCGGCGTGAACCTCGGGCTTTATAGCGGTGGCCCTATCGCCATTATCTTCTCACTCGTATGCATTGGACTAGCGGCGATGAGCTTCTTGCAGGACTTTGATATCGCTGACCGTCTCATCCGTCAGGGAGCTCCTTCCAAGAATGCGTGGGGCGTGGCGCTCGGCTTAGCTGTGACACTTGTGTGGCTGTACACGGAGATTCTCCGTCTCCTGAGCTACTTCAATCAGAGGTAAATAAGAAATACGCATTTTAAGGTGACTGCTTCCTAGGAAGCAGTCACCTTTCTGCGTTATAAGGGAATCATTGCTCCATCGACATAGACATCAGCGAAAACGATAGCTTCGGCACTTTGTAGTGGATTTCTTAAGGTGATTGTTACCGGTGTACGGGGAGTTTTTCCCATTTCTCTGAATCCAGTGCCAACGGCTTCAACAGAACTCCACGAAGACCACGTGATATCAACAACGCGGTCGTCTTTATCGGTGCATG from Corynebacterium ulcerans carries:
- a CDS encoding septum formation initiator family protein yields the protein MVIKKKRAVPVVNRPERTRGFKLPRKRIHLHARGLIIVGIVLVILVVMIFRPLHTYMMQRADIARLTSSIEQKQQKKDDLLSELDKYKSDAYIREQARTRLGVIARGERAYRVLTPELEAKEPMGGGENINHDDSRPWFEKLWDSVSIPEASEEETGGADGPEMHLPLIPTEAPAPPVTP
- a CDS encoding MazG nucleotide pyrophosphohydrolase domain-containing protein, with product MMVLLLDPRWPTMVPVEILKKLSGKITFTDDVPVQAQRILAKCVQAGTEEIVASTNEADPVVVKTIDRGAQILEVASRKEVVRQARVVMAHALRRGEWEQMQTHHSLIPYLEEESAEVIHAIREGALDEELMEELGDVLLQVLFHAEIAARRGSFDFEDVAASFVQKMKKRQPYLFDGSTGVVPVSEQERLWSAGKRKTGK
- a CDS encoding amino acid permease, coding for MSLAASSADKKSQHTVRIWTLIGLIIGSTVGSGIFSLPQNIASVAAPGAMFIGWVIAGVGMLAVAFVFQILAHRKPHLDSGVYSYVRAGLGDFIGFTSGWGYWLGSVIAQVGYATLFFSTLGHYIPLFNTDHRLASAIAVSLMTWLIFAVLSLGIKQAAFMNAVTTVAKLLPILAFIILVMFLGFSWDKFTFDFWGNSTGASVFDQVQGIMLFTVWVFIGVEGASVYSKQARTRADVGRATVFGFFTVLLLLVTVATLSYGVLTREELAALPNNSMAYVLEAVVGPWGAGLVSIGLCLSVLGAYVSWQMLCAEPVAMMAFDGLLPRQLGKINASGAPWVAQLISTTVIQLWVIVFFINQTTYVSMVQLATVLYLVPYVFSAFYLILLATRGKGISHPAAGTRFDDSGPEVSHKENRRHLAVALLAFVYSLWLFYAADLKYVLFGALAVLPGLIPYVGTRLYKKEPVFNAFEWVVVSLIAVAGCYGIYGIITGTMSL
- a CDS encoding DUF501 domain-containing protein — protein: MSVSQADLSVVAEQLGRMPRGVIEISYRTPDGVPGVVMTTPKLDDGTPFPTLYYLTEPRLTAEASRLEVAHVMKWMTDRLENDEELRADYLKAHEHFLAKRNAIEDLGTDFSGGGMPDRVKCLHVLIAYALAEGPEHFRLGTEAVAMAAEHAGLRGSAIPEDWPTCSDLGINLSDFDFSHADVPGGAQ
- a CDS encoding lytic transglycosylase domain-containing protein, which gives rise to MGSGFRRAAGCGMGVVLSVILVISLVGWALSFLEGESPVRQLQDVPTSVPPARAAEVPRIDIHAPGRTSDKLAFWADPIAADTSISSAAIRAYANAELIAAESWPECHLSWGTLAGLGYVETRHGTYSGHLFESREIDSNGFVLPPIIGVPLDGSPGFAKVPDTDNGRLDGDTVYDRAVGPMQFIPETWKKYGRDANGDGVADPNQIDDAALSAANMLCDGRDLATKEGWTSALHAYNMSNDYLIKVRNAAASYALRQPAV
- the eno gene encoding phosphopyruvate hydratase; the protein is MADIMHVFAREILDSRGNPTVEAEVFLDDGAHGIAGVPSGASTGIHEAHELRDGGDRYLGKGVLNAVNNINEEIADAIAGAEADDQRLIDQAMIALDGTENKSRLGANAILGVSMAVAKAAAESAGLPLYRYVGGPNAHLLPVPMMNIVNGGAHADSGVDVQEFMIAPIGAESFSEALRMGAEVYHSLKSVIKSKGLSTGLGDEGGFAPSVESTKAALDLIVEAIEKAGMKPGTDIALALDVASSEFFKDGKYHFEGGEHTAEEMAKVYADLIEQYPIVSIEDPLQEDDWEGYTNLTAAIGDKVQIVGDDFFVTNPARLQEGIDKKAANALLVKVNQIGTLTETFDAVDLAHRNGYRTMMSHRSGETEDTTIADLSVALGCGQIKTGAPARSERVAKYNQLLRIEQELGDAAVYAGRSAFPRFRD
- the mfd gene encoding transcription-repair coupling factor, whose product is MLAGLLKVAATDPKIKGLLEHVGDPALHITGIDQSRPWAIGALSHRAPVLVITATGREAEDLTAELRAMLGDSVAWFPAWETLPHERLSPAADVAGQRARILSHLNDLRVVVTAARGISQPILQNAEGRNALLLEAEKDYDLEELTRQLVFRAYQHVDLVAKRGEFATRGGILDIFPTTMDRPVRLEFWGDEITEIREFSVADQRAIPDSSHGAVEIFPARELLVTPAVAERAGDLALKYQGNPTLQELLSKLAEGTPADGMEALIPALVDTPLVTLPELMPQGTHVIAVGPEKIRTRVADLQATDAEFLAAGWEAAAMGAAGPVAAQGLDLEASSYRSYESLEISARQAGCSWWTFAPSGMFEADDAETLPLDFEAGPTPRGDLSQIEEMMSLLLAHTTAGGRAAFIAPAKGAIKRMVDRFKEKGIPTKVATPGWEPTPGEVTLYQALSHAGLVFPKVRKKAGTEALPLVVVTETDLTGNRVGDIAGAKRRPAKRRNRVDPLALKTGDFVVHETHGIGRFLKMTERTITSGDETSRREYIVLEYAPAKRGQPADQLFVPMDSLDLLSKYVGGEKPSLSKMGGSDWKNTKKKARAAVREIAGELVELYAKRQSAPGHPFAPDSPWQHEMEDNFPYVETEDQMMAIEAVKADMEKPVPMDRVIVGDVGYGKTEVAVRAAFKAVQDGKQVVVLVPTTLLAQQHLSTFDERMAGFPVNLRGLSRFTSTIEAKETIKGLADGTVDIVIGTHRLLQTGIQWKNLGLVIVDEEQRFGVEHKEHIKALRTHVDVLTMSATPIPRTLEMSMAGIREMSTILTPPEDRHPILTYVGAQEDKQIAAAIRRELLRDGQVFFVHNKVSDIEKKARDLRDLVPEARIVVAHGQMSEELLEQTVQGFWDREFDVLVCTTIVETGLDIANANTLIVENAHHMGLSQLHQLRGRVGRSRERGYAYFLYPKGQTLTENSYDRLATIAQNNDLGAGMAVAMKDLEMRGAGNVLGAQQSGHIAGVGFDLYVRLVGEAVEAYRALADGKIIDATDDGPKEIRIDLPVDAHIPESYINAERLRLEVYRKLAASQSNADLILAVEEMEDRYGPLPEEVKRLLAVARLRHLARSAGISDIGVQGTRIKIHPVELPDSKQVRLKRLLPSATYRAAAKAIQLSFPKEGRNVTDKPLRDVALLQWVADFLSEMFEIPRISVTGEAVPEKIISVGESPSPGRARTAQRTVTRRSERNDDEDYEDKREARRRKYRMR